In the Bacteroidales bacterium genome, one interval contains:
- the lgt gene encoding prolipoprotein diacylglyceryl transferase, translating into MILEYIRWNFNPQVFPNTSIHIAWYGVLFALGIYLCYLILGYTFKREGISQKVFDKTALWLLIALVIGARLGHCIFYEPAYYFSNPLRILKVWEGGLASHGAAIALPITVWILARKYKYDPIWCLDRLVIGVAIAGALIRIGNFCNSEIYGIETTLPWGVIFERNGETVPKHPTQLYEALSCIITFLILFFIYKKKGKDTPNGLLFGLFLVLIFTFRFFVEFIKNPQVAFEAGMKLDMGQILSIPFILLGIFFLIRSYWKVRKVHNKNA; encoded by the coding sequence ATGATTTTAGAATATATTAGATGGAATTTTAATCCTCAGGTTTTTCCAAATACTTCAATACATATTGCTTGGTACGGAGTACTTTTTGCATTAGGTATTTATTTGTGTTACTTGATTCTAGGATATACTTTTAAAAGAGAAGGCATCAGTCAGAAAGTTTTTGATAAAACTGCATTATGGCTGCTTATTGCTTTAGTTATCGGTGCGCGTTTGGGACATTGTATCTTTTACGAACCGGCATATTATTTCAGTAATCCGTTAAGAATTTTAAAAGTCTGGGAGGGCGGACTGGCAAGTCACGGCGCCGCAATTGCACTTCCGATAACAGTTTGGATACTTGCAAGAAAATATAAATACGATCCTATTTGGTGTCTCGACAGATTAGTCATAGGTGTTGCAATTGCAGGTGCATTAATCAGAATAGGAAATTTCTGTAATTCTGAGATTTATGGAATTGAGACTACTCTTCCTTGGGGTGTTATTTTTGAAAGAAACGGCGAAACTGTTCCAAAACATCCTACTCAATTATATGAAGCCTTATCATGTATAATTACATTCTTAATTCTTTTCTTTATCTATAAAAAGAAGGGAAAAGACACGCCGAACGGATTATTATTCGGATTATTTCTAGTATTAATATTTACATTTAGATTTTTTGTGGAATTTATTAAAAATCCGCAAGTTGCTTTTGAAGCAGGAATGAAATTAGATATGGGACAAATACTTTCTATACCATTTATTCTGCTTGGAATTTTCTTTTTAATAAGAAGTTATTGGAAAGTTCGAAAAGTACACAATAAAAATGCATAA